The Ahaetulla prasina isolate Xishuangbanna chromosome 4, ASM2864084v1, whole genome shotgun sequence genome has a window encoding:
- the IGFBP1 gene encoding insulin-like growth factor-binding protein 1 — protein sequence MTYPGFSCRLLLLFLGPGFSLGASLHLMHCAPCTEEKLRLCPPVSASCPETSRQPGCSCCHSCALQLGEPCGIYTARCSQGLSCQVQINQARPLYVLTQGQGTCLPIAERAETAESVEPEDMPTEGDEIAADHLVNYEVVFSSDQDKSASWDANNIYESLRAKKLAEVKKWREQGPCQRELYKALDKLAKAQQTTGEQLYRFYLPNCNKNGFYHSKQCETSLDGNPASCWCVYPKTGKRIPESPEMMGNPECEQFISSQK from the exons ATGACTTACCCAGGCTTCAGCTGTCGGCTGCTGCTCTTATTTCTTGGGCCTGGCTTCAGTTTGGGTGCTTCTCTCCATTTAATGCATTGTGCCCCTTGTACTGAAGAAAAGCTCAGGCTGTGCCCACCAGTATCCGCCAGCTGCCCAGAAACATCCCGCCAACCAGGCTGCAGTTGCTGTCATAGTTGTGCCCTTCAGCTGGGGGAGCCATGTGGAATATACACAGCAAGGTGTAGCCAGGGGCTTAGTTGCCAGGTACAGATAAATCAAGCTCGACCTCTTTATGTTCTCACTCAGGGGCAAGGTACTTGCCTCCCCATTGCTGAAAGGGCAGAAACTGCAG AATCTGTAGAACCAGAAGATATGCCCACTGAAGGTGATGAAATAGCAGCGGATCACTTGGTCAACTATGAGGTGGTGTTTTCATCTGATCAAGATAAATCTGCCTCATGGGATGCTAATAACATTTATGAAAGTTTGAGAGCAAAGAAACTTGCTGAAGTTAAAAAGTGGAGGGAACAG GGACCATGTCAAAGAGAACTGTACAAAGCATTGGATAAGTTGGCAAAAGCTCAACAAACTACTGGAGAACAGTTATATAGATTCTATTTACCCAACTgtaataaaaatggattttatcATAGTAAACAG TGTGAAACTTCACTTGATGGAAATCCTGCAAGTTGCTGGTGTGTATATCCAAAGACTGGGAAGAGGATTCCTGAGTCTCCTGAAATGATGGGCAATCCTGAATGTGAACAATTTATTAGCTCACAAaaataa